The proteins below come from a single Deinococcus aerolatus genomic window:
- the trpA gene encoding tryptophan synthase subunit alpha — translation MTAPQIAAVPSRGVARIRAAFENARAEGRAAFIPFMTAGYPSAAAFPALADDLLARADVLEVGLPYSDPLGDGPTIQRASEQALADGTSTRGTIELIRELRTRHDTPIVIMTYVNPIYAVGPREFMRLAQEAGVDGLILPDLPPDQDLEIAGLAAEHGLAVTFLIAPTSTPERIKLVAEACTGFVYAVSVTGVTGAREGTALGEVPAMLALARQHTDVPIAVGFGVKDAQTAHEVAMLADGVVVGSAFINAVRDGQDVSALVGRLADGCMR, via the coding sequence ATGACCGCACCCCAGATAGCAGCTGTTCCGTCCAGGGGCGTCGCCCGCATTCGCGCCGCCTTCGAGAACGCCAGGGCCGAGGGCCGCGCCGCCTTCATTCCCTTCATGACTGCCGGGTATCCGTCCGCCGCCGCCTTTCCCGCGCTGGCCGATGACCTGCTGGCCCGCGCCGACGTGCTGGAGGTGGGGCTGCCCTACAGCGATCCGCTGGGCGACGGCCCCACCATCCAGCGGGCCAGCGAGCAGGCGCTGGCAGACGGCACCAGCACGCGGGGCACCATCGAGCTGATCCGCGAGTTACGGACCCGCCACGACACCCCCATCGTGATCATGACCTACGTCAATCCCATCTACGCCGTCGGCCCGCGCGAGTTCATGCGGCTGGCGCAGGAGGCCGGGGTGGACGGCCTGATCCTTCCTGATCTGCCGCCGGATCAGGACCTCGAAATTGCCGGTCTGGCGGCCGAGCATGGGCTGGCCGTCACCTTCCTGATCGCGCCCACCAGCACGCCGGAGCGCATCAAGTTGGTGGCCGAGGCCTGCACGGGCTTCGTGTACGCCGTCAGCGTGACCGGTGTGACCGGAGCGCGGGAAGGCACGGCGCTGGGCGAGGTTCCGGCCATGCTGGCCCTGGCCCGGCAACACACGGACGTGCCGATTGCGGTGGGCTTTGGCGTCAAGGACGCTCAGACCGCCCACGAGGTGGCGATGCTGGCCGACGGCGTGGTGGTGGGCAGCGCCTTTATCAACGCGGTGCGGGACGGGCAGGACGTGTCGGCGCTGGTGGGCCGTCTGGCCGACGGCTGCATGCGCTGA
- a CDS encoding diguanylate cyclase: MNLRRLLLLSQFPFWALLVVAFLFLSSTLNTRVKTTERASQTRAQLAAVAQVMQHVVDLETGLRGYVITGELAFLEPYNAAKVALPRELAVLERDGNAQGLGRIRTLIDRWQAEVAAPELLARQDSAAAAAALVKTGRGKKILDAIRAEVAAYSAGQTQTLQALETSALAQLRQLRLTLYSVGGLALLSSLLATLYSAHKLSGSFGHFTAAARRLTSGESGVHVDPSGPAEIQVLAGAFNHMSGALALAQQQTQAHADTLVARNDWMHRLGEFGDWMQAARSLEEGARILECALPELLPGTRGTLLQHNASRNLLVPLATWGGETGAATPPDGCWALRRGEIVSPGMDRLAPACLGGLGGSYMCVPLFSHGETLGIMRLRPEVEGVEVPESLRALLPGIVRQVSLALAGLRLQDRLLQQSIRDPLTGLFNRRRLEDDLATQTAHATASGQPLSLIALDVDHFKRLNDTFGHDAGDAALVRLSAALRDVAPPGSTPARPGGEEFSLLLPGHDLAAATLLAERLRAEIAGWALTHAGISLGQLTVSLGVAGYAPPLSTPDALVRAADEALYSAKRQGRNRVERAEPLHPESWLALMPG; the protein is encoded by the coding sequence ATGAATCTTCGCCGCCTGCTGCTGCTGTCCCAGTTTCCCTTCTGGGCATTGCTGGTTGTCGCTTTCCTGTTCCTCTCGTCCACGTTGAACACGCGGGTCAAGACCACCGAGCGGGCGTCCCAGACCCGCGCCCAGCTGGCCGCCGTGGCCCAGGTGATGCAGCATGTGGTGGATCTGGAAACCGGCCTGCGCGGGTACGTGATCACCGGGGAGCTGGCCTTTCTGGAGCCGTACAACGCGGCCAAGGTGGCCCTGCCGCGCGAGCTGGCCGTCCTGGAACGGGACGGCAACGCCCAGGGTCTGGGCCGCATCCGCACCCTGATTGACCGCTGGCAGGCCGAGGTGGCTGCGCCCGAACTGCTGGCGCGGCAGGACAGCGCCGCCGCCGCCGCCGCGCTGGTCAAGACGGGCCGGGGCAAGAAGATTCTCGACGCCATCCGTGCCGAGGTGGCCGCCTACAGTGCTGGACAGACGCAGACGCTGCAGGCGCTGGAGACGTCGGCCCTGGCCCAGTTGCGCCAGCTGCGGCTGACCCTGTACAGCGTGGGCGGTCTGGCCCTGCTGAGCAGCCTGCTGGCCACGCTGTACAGCGCCCACAAGCTGTCCGGCAGTTTCGGTCATTTCACGGCTGCGGCCCGCCGACTGACCAGCGGGGAGAGCGGCGTGCACGTCGACCCTAGCGGCCCGGCCGAGATTCAGGTGCTGGCCGGGGCGTTCAACCACATGAGCGGGGCGCTGGCGCTGGCCCAGCAGCAGACCCAGGCCCACGCCGACACGCTGGTGGCCCGCAACGACTGGATGCACCGTCTGGGCGAATTCGGCGACTGGATGCAGGCCGCCCGCAGCCTGGAAGAGGGCGCGCGGATTTTGGAATGCGCCCTGCCGGAACTGCTGCCCGGCACGCGCGGCACGCTGCTGCAGCACAACGCCTCGCGCAACCTGCTGGTGCCGCTGGCCACCTGGGGCGGCGAAACCGGCGCGGCCACCCCGCCGGACGGCTGCTGGGCGCTGCGCCGGGGCGAGATTGTCTCGCCGGGCATGGACCGGCTGGCCCCGGCGTGCCTGGGCGGGCTGGGAGGCAGCTACATGTGTGTGCCGCTGTTCTCGCACGGCGAGACGCTGGGCATCATGCGGCTGCGCCCCGAGGTGGAAGGTGTTGAAGTGCCCGAGTCCCTGCGTGCCCTGCTGCCCGGCATCGTGCGGCAGGTGTCGCTGGCGCTGGCGGGACTGCGCCTGCAGGACCGGTTGCTGCAACAGTCCATCCGTGACCCACTGACGGGCCTGTTTAACCGCCGCCGCCTGGAAGACGACCTGGCCACGCAGACGGCCCATGCCACCGCCAGCGGTCAGCCGCTGTCCCTGATCGCGCTGGACGTGGACCACTTCAAGCGGCTGAACGACACCTTCGGTCACGACGCCGGAGACGCCGCCCTGGTACGCCTGAGTGCGGCGCTGCGGGATGTGGCCCCGCCCGGCAGCACGCCTGCCCGCCCCGGCGGCGAGGAGTTCTCGCTGCTGCTGCCCGGCCACGATCTGGCGGCAGCCACCCTGCTGGCCGAACGCCTGCGCGCCGAGATTGCCGGCTGGGCGCTGACGCACGCGGGCATCTCGCTGGGGCAGCTCACCGTGTCGCTGGGCGTGGCCGGGTACGCCCCGCCGCTGTCCACGCCCGACGCCCTGGTGCGCGCCGCCGACGAGGCCCTGTACAGCGCCAAACGCCAGGGCCGCAACCGCGTGGAGCGCGCCGAGCCGCTTCACCCGGAATCCTGGCTGGCGCTGATGCCAGGGTAG
- the trpB gene encoding tryptophan synthase subunit beta: MTLTLPSYPQPDERGRFGRFGGRYVPETLIPALDSLEAAYREAKTDPTFLGELERLLRDFVGRPSGLYLAERLTEHAGGAKIYLKREDQNYTGAHKINNCLAQALLARRMGKRRVIAETGAGQHGVASATAAALLGLDCVVYMGVEDMRRQELNVFRMRLLGAEVIPVTSGTSTLKDATNEAIRDWVTNVRDTFYILGSVVGPHPYPAMVRDFQSVIGEETKWQLKELEGREVPDVIVACVGGGSNAIGIFAPYAYLPEAQRPRLIGTEAAGEGVETGRHAASVAGGRIGVLHGAMMYLLHDHEGQITPPHSISAGLDYPGIGPEHCLYSETGVAEYVPVTDAQAMEGLQLLTRLEGIIPALESAHAIYHAVQLAPTLSPDQIIVVNLSGRGDKDVAEVMRLLAKAEDAPGNVTGPEVLA, from the coding sequence ATGACCCTCACCCTCCCCAGCTATCCGCAACCGGATGAGCGCGGCCGCTTCGGGCGCTTCGGCGGCCGCTACGTGCCCGAGACGCTGATTCCCGCGCTGGACAGCCTTGAAGCCGCCTACCGCGAGGCGAAGACCGATCCGACGTTCCTGGGCGAACTGGAGCGTCTGCTGCGCGACTTCGTGGGCCGACCCAGCGGCCTGTATCTGGCCGAGCGCCTGACCGAGCATGCGGGCGGCGCGAAGATCTACCTGAAGCGCGAGGACCAGAACTACACCGGGGCGCACAAGATCAACAACTGTCTGGCCCAGGCGCTGCTGGCCAGGCGCATGGGCAAGCGCCGGGTGATTGCCGAGACCGGGGCCGGGCAGCACGGCGTGGCCAGCGCCACCGCTGCCGCCCTGCTGGGCCTGGACTGCGTGGTGTACATGGGCGTCGAGGACATGCGCCGCCAGGAACTGAACGTGTTCCGCATGCGCCTGCTGGGCGCCGAGGTGATTCCCGTGACCAGCGGCACCAGCACCCTCAAGGACGCCACCAACGAGGCCATCCGCGACTGGGTGACCAACGTGCGCGACACCTTTTACATCCTGGGCAGCGTGGTGGGGCCGCACCCCTACCCGGCGATGGTGCGCGATTTCCAGTCGGTGATCGGCGAGGAGACCAAGTGGCAGCTCAAGGAACTGGAGGGCCGCGAGGTGCCGGACGTTATCGTCGCCTGCGTAGGCGGCGGCAGCAACGCCATCGGCATCTTCGCGCCGTACGCCTACCTGCCTGAAGCCCAGCGGCCCCGCCTGATCGGCACTGAGGCGGCGGGGGAGGGGGTGGAGACCGGCCGGCACGCCGCCTCGGTGGCCGGGGGGCGCATTGGCGTGCTGCACGGCGCGATGATGTACCTGCTGCATGACCACGAGGGACAGATCACCCCGCCGCACAGCATCAGCGCAGGGCTGGATTACCCCGGCATCGGCCCCGAACACTGCCTGTACAGCGAGACCGGCGTGGCCGAGTACGTGCCCGTGACCGACGCGCAGGCGATGGAAGGGCTGCAACTGCTGACCCGCCTGGAGGGCATCATCCCCGCCCTGGAAAGCGCGCACGCCATCTACCACGCCGTGCAACTCGCGCCCACCCTGTCGCCGGACCAGATCATTGTGGTCAACCTGTCGGGGCGCGGCGACAAGGACGTGGCCGAGGTGATGCGCCTGCTGGCGAAGGCCGAGGATGCCCCCGGAAACGTCACGGGTCCGGAGGTGCTGGCATGA
- a CDS encoding DUF4127 family protein, whose protein sequence is MSPPARVLLIPPDTRPQTLNLPVQLAAMTGAEVSVPPAGALPEFHTPGNTDLLSDWLLSESGQADLLIVCLETLCLGGMIPARRVSDPLETALGRLAVLAEVKRREPDLQIYAFGVIVRVAHDNDPHEEKPYYGQWGRELRAYSTAFDRHARHGDAEAGALDAARAALPPEILADWLGTRERNHALHLAALDLLATGVLTHLCLTLDDTTPYGLAAHDRRMLEARADELGVWPHLDIYPGADEVPCTLLARALAPQQARVWVRYSGLGGAGAELIYEDRPAGELVQAHLRAAGCVLADSPVGADFVLAVNTPGTRQANRQPDFATVDTPHRHLPAFVDALHADLEAGRAVSLADIAYPNGAERRLWTLLRGLPLARLAGFSAWNTAGNTLGSAIAFGKLALLVGNRAAHAEALFARMVDDVLYQSYVRAEVRGRLSSPSPYDLGDQRAAAEAHLRELITPRIQALWQRHFAGSGLRLQVGGAGLAWPRLFTGVFPLAVLTPGQQRSAPADSRKSPPEPEPFV, encoded by the coding sequence ATGTCGCCTCCTGCCCGCGTCCTGCTGATTCCGCCCGACACCCGCCCGCAGACGCTGAACCTGCCGGTGCAACTGGCGGCCATGACCGGGGCGGAAGTGAGTGTGCCCCCTGCCGGCGCATTGCCGGAGTTCCACACCCCTGGAAACACGGATCTGTTGAGCGACTGGTTGCTCAGCGAGTCGGGGCAGGCGGACCTCCTGATCGTTTGCCTCGAAACCCTGTGCCTGGGCGGCATGATTCCAGCCCGGCGTGTGTCGGACCCGCTGGAGACGGCGCTAGGGCGGCTGGCGGTGCTGGCCGAGGTCAAGCGGCGCGAGCCGGATCTCCAGATCTACGCCTTCGGCGTCATCGTGCGGGTGGCCCACGACAACGATCCGCACGAGGAAAAACCGTACTACGGCCAGTGGGGGCGCGAGCTGCGGGCCTACAGCACGGCCTTTGACCGCCACGCCCGGCACGGCGACGCGGAGGCCGGGGCGCTGGACGCGGCCCGCGCCGCCCTGCCCCCCGAGATTCTGGCCGACTGGCTGGGCACCCGTGAACGCAACCACGCGCTGCATCTGGCTGCGCTGGATCTGCTGGCGACGGGCGTCCTGACCCACCTGTGCCTGACGCTGGACGACACCACGCCCTACGGTCTGGCCGCCCACGACCGCCGGATGCTGGAGGCGCGGGCCGACGAACTGGGCGTCTGGCCGCACCTGGACATTTACCCCGGCGCGGATGAGGTGCCCTGCACCCTGCTGGCGCGGGCGCTGGCCCCGCAGCAGGCGCGCGTATGGGTGCGCTACAGCGGTCTGGGCGGCGCGGGTGCCGAACTGATCTACGAGGATCGGCCTGCCGGGGAACTGGTGCAGGCGCATCTGCGCGCCGCCGGCTGCGTGCTGGCCGACTCGCCTGTCGGGGCCGACTTCGTGCTGGCGGTCAACACCCCCGGCACCCGGCAGGCGAATCGGCAACCGGACTTCGCCACGGTGGACACGCCCCACCGTCATCTTCCCGCCTTCGTGGACGCGCTGCACGCCGATCTGGAGGCCGGGCGCGCGGTCTCGCTGGCCGACATCGCCTACCCCAATGGGGCCGAGCGGCGGCTGTGGACCCTGCTGCGGGGGCTGCCGCTGGCCCGGCTGGCGGGCTTCAGCGCGTGGAACACGGCGGGCAATACGCTGGGGTCGGCCATTGCCTTTGGCAAGCTTGCGCTGCTGGTGGGGAACCGGGCAGCCCACGCGGAGGCGCTGTTCGCGCGAATGGTGGACGACGTGCTGTACCAGAGCTATGTCCGTGCGGAGGTTCGGGGACGGCTGTCCAGCCCCAGTCCCTACGATCTGGGCGATCAGCGGGCAGCGGCAGAGGCCCACCTGCGGGAACTCATCACGCCCCGTATTCAAGCCCTGTGGCAGCGGCATTTTGCGGGGTCCGGGCTGCGGTTGCAGGTGGGAGGGGCAGGTCTGGCGTGGCCCCGGCTGTTCACGGGGGTGTTTCCGCTGGCTGTCCTTACGCCGGGGCAGCAGCGTTCGGCACCGGCGGACAGCCGCAAGAGTCCGCCTGAGCCTGAGCCATTTGTCTGA